Part of the Pseudomonas sp. Leaf58 genome is shown below.
CGCCAGGCGTACTTGCAGCGTGCCCAGCGCGCGCCGCAGCGTTACAGCCTGCTGGATGCCGCACAGTCCCTGGAAGCCGTGCAGCGCGCCATCGATGCACTGCTGCCCGGCATCGTGGAGCGTTGCCGTGGCTGAGGCCTACCCCTGGCAGCAGGCCCTTTGGCAGCAACTGGCCGGTCGCGGCCAGCACGCCCACGCCTACTTGCTGCATGGGCCGCAGGGGATCGGCAAGCGAGCCTTGGCCGAGCGCTTGATGGCCCGCCTGTTGTGCCAGCAGCCGCAAGGCCTGGAGGCCTGCGGCGGGTGCAAGTCGTGCCTGCTGCTCAAGGCCGGCAGCCACCCGGACAACTTCATCCTTGAGCCCGAGGAGGCCGACAAGCCAATCAAGGTCGACCAGGTGCGCGAGCTGGTCGCTTTCGTGGTGCAGACCGCACAGCTGGGCGGGCGTAAGGTGGTACTGATCGAGCCGGTGGAGGCGATGAACGTCAATGCTTCCAACGCCCTGCTGAAAAGCCTCGAAGAACCTTCCGGCGATACGGTATTGCTGCTGGTCAGCCACCAGCCCAGTCGCCTTTTGCCGACCATCAAGAGCCGCTGCCAGCAGGTCGCCTGCCCGCAGCCCAGCCTGGCCCAGAGCCAGGCCTGGCTGGCCGACGCGTTGGCCGACAGCGACCAAACCGAGCGCGACGAGTTGCTGACATTGGCGGCTGGTTCGCCGTTGATGGCAGTCAGCCTGCAGGCGCAAGGCGTGCGCGAGCAGCGCGCACTGGTTACTGACGGGGTGAAGAAGCTGCTCAAGCAGCAGCAATCGCCCAGCCAACTGGCCGATGCCTGGAACGGCGTGCCGTTGTTGTTGCTGTTCGACTGGTTCTGCGATTGGGCGCACCTGATTTTGCGCTACCAATTGACCCAGGACGAGGACGGGCTAGGCTTGGCCGATATGCGCAAGGTGGTGCAATACCTTGCACAGAAAAGCCGCCAAGCCAAGGTGTTGGAGGTGCAGGCGTGGATCCTGGAACAGCGCCAGAAGGTGCTGGGCAAGGCTAACCTCAACCGCGCCCTACTGCTTGAATCGCTGCTGGCCCATTGGCTGCAATTGCCCGGTGCCCGCTGATCCTCATTTTTTCATGTGTGCTGTTATCCCATGCTCGTAGATTCCCATTGCCACCTTGATCGTCTTGACCTGAGCGCCCACCAAGGCTCCCTCGATGCTGCCCTGCAGGCGGCGCGCGAGCGCGGGGTTGGGCATTTCCTGTGTATTGGCGTCAGTGCCGAGAATGCCGGCGCAGTGAAGGCGCTGAGCGAGCAGTACGCCGATGTTGACTGTTCGGTGGGCGTGCACCCGCTGGACCTGGCCCCGGGTGAAGCGCCAGCACTGGAATGGCTGCTGCACGAACTGGCCCACCCGCATGTCGTGGCGATTGGAGAGACGGGGTTGGATTACCACTACGAGCCAGAGGCAGCCGAGCTGCAGCAGGCTTCGTTCCGCTTGCACCTCGAGGCGTCGCGGCAAACCGGCAAGCCGGTGATCGTGCATACCCGAGCGGCGCGCGCCGACACCCTGGCGCTGCTACGCGAGGCCAACTTGGCGCAGGCTGGGGTGCTGCATTGCTTCACCGAAGACTGGGATATGGCTAAGGCAGCGCTCGACCTGGGCTATTACATTTCGTTGTCTGGCATCGTGACCTTCCGCAATGCCGATGCTTTGCGTGAAGTCGCGCGGCAGGTGCCAGTCGATCGCTTACTGGTGGAGACGGATGCGCCGTATCTGGCGCCGATTCCGCACCGAGGCAAGCCGAATTTGCCGCAGTATGTGCGGGAGGTGGCGGAGTATGTGGCTTCGTTGCGCGGGGCCAGTTATGAGCAGTTGGCTGAGCAGACCACCGCCAACTTCAAGCGCTTGTTCCCGTTGGCGCGGGTAGCTTGATTTTTAGCACCATGCCCCTTGCTATCGCCCAAAAAAAACCCGGGTTCTGGGGGGGGAATCCGGGTTAAGACCATTAGGAGTAAAACAAAGGTACGCGGTCCCTGAGCACCTTTATCGGCGCGCCACTCGGGGGGATGCGCCGCGCCAACACTTCAAGTATTGGTCAGGTTTGGCGCGGTGCCAGTGCATATTGGTCGTTTTTTAAACAAATTTGGAATACGCCGAGGTTTCATTCCTTCCGCAGCGTATGGCTGTATGCATCGTGAAACACACACATGCTCGGATGATCCGTGCAATTTCCAGCAAGTTAGGCATAATAAACCGCTTCGATTGTCATCCAGTCCTTCCTATGCAGAAAGAACCTCGTAAGGTCCGTGAGTTTCGCCGTC
Proteins encoded:
- a CDS encoding TatD family hydrolase, whose product is MLVDSHCHLDRLDLSAHQGSLDAALQAARERGVGHFLCIGVSAENAGAVKALSEQYADVDCSVGVHPLDLAPGEAPALEWLLHELAHPHVVAIGETGLDYHYEPEAAELQQASFRLHLEASRQTGKPVIVHTRAARADTLALLREANLAQAGVLHCFTEDWDMAKAALDLGYYISLSGIVTFRNADALREVARQVPVDRLLVETDAPYLAPIPHRGKPNLPQYVREVAEYVASLRGASYEQLAEQTTANFKRLFPLARVA
- a CDS encoding DNA polymerase III subunit delta', coding for MAEAYPWQQALWQQLAGRGQHAHAYLLHGPQGIGKRALAERLMARLLCQQPQGLEACGGCKSCLLLKAGSHPDNFILEPEEADKPIKVDQVRELVAFVVQTAQLGGRKVVLIEPVEAMNVNASNALLKSLEEPSGDTVLLLVSHQPSRLLPTIKSRCQQVACPQPSLAQSQAWLADALADSDQTERDELLTLAAGSPLMAVSLQAQGVREQRALVTDGVKKLLKQQQSPSQLADAWNGVPLLLLFDWFCDWAHLILRYQLTQDEDGLGLADMRKVVQYLAQKSRQAKVLEVQAWILEQRQKVLGKANLNRALLLESLLAHWLQLPGAR